Within Rhipicephalus microplus isolate Deutch F79 chromosome 9, USDA_Rmic, whole genome shotgun sequence, the genomic segment catgctcgaagtgttgcagtgccccttcaagccgtgggtcgtgcatccctgatgtatgcagtagtagtagtagtagtagtagatagcCAACTTTCTTTTAGTACTTGGGATGTCTGCTgggtggcggtacttgtatatgatgaatatatgactaAAAGATACGggatggcggcacttggagtgttcactagatggacggacggaccggcagacgcattgacggacggaagcaagaaccaacggatgcactgacggacgcttcgcccccctcataaattcactccatggatacgcggcgattttttttctttaactagCAGGACACTGCTTGCGTCGGCCTTGCAAGGCAAGAGAAGGGGAGGGTAGCGACAGTTTTGCGGCTGTCTTCttgggccggcacgagacgcgagcatgcggcagAAGACAGGAGCATGCGCAGTTTGGGTATGGACGGCACCAGCGCCGAAGTGCGACATCGTGCGACTTCTACATGCACCGCATGAAAGAATAGactttaaagtccggcagttttaccgggcgaggtgggggaagaggggattgACCCCCGTCTCTTCCCACTCTccgttgattatgatggcggtgcctcaggtgaccactCGAATTCCTTGCACCccggcggcatcttcagcttaaAAAAAATAATTCCGAGTGTCGCTGAAGCCAACGTTTCGACAATTAGCACAAGCATGCACACGGAATGTGTGAGCTAAGAAGGTGGGGGTTGGAATCTACCCCATACTTTGGCTTAATAAGAGGGGGCGGAGTCATGTTCATCCGCCCTGGCGAGAACCGTAGGCCCATCACGCATAGTGTTGTCTTCTTGCTGTCTGGAATAGACAAGACCGGTCGCCTAAATGTTGGCTCCAGTGACACTGCGTGCTGCAAGGATTTTCCATCCATGAAAATGTGAGCTTGACCCGATGATGACACGAAGTGCTCTTTGAATTTCTTTCAGCATCTTATGGGGATGGGGTGTGAACAAAGACCAGCAGAATAAAATCAATTCTACACAATAGCACATACGTCGAAAAGGAGCGCTGGGAAGCACATCTCGCTATATGGGATGCGGGGATGCAAATCGCGCTCCTGGCTCCCGTACGGAGGGCGGCGAAGCCCACTGAAGCCCCCGGGCCTCCGTAGCCACCCAGTTGGCCTCAACTTATCCTTTTCTCGGACAAATGCAGCACGACTTGGACGAAGACGTAGGACAGCGACAGACGAGTGCCGTCTATCGCGTTGCATTTGTCCGAAATGTACCAAATCACCCGAATAAAGGAATTGTCTTTATGCTGCAAAAGTGCGTCTTGAAGAGTCGgttggtacatgatactgagGGTGAAATAGCATGAAAAACGAGATAAAGAATGACCACACATCACAGCGCTTGTATTGTGTGGTCATTTTTCGTCTCGTTTTTGCACCGTTTCCCCTTCAGTGTCTTCTTCCATTCACCTGAAATAGTTTTGTTCTTCCTTTTTACCGTCTTCTTTCACGTCTCCATACCTGAAAGCGTTTGTAGCAGCTCGTGACTGGAAGAATGAGCATCGCATCTGAGTCGAGAGACTAAAGTAAGCAGAGATCTTGCAGGCCATTGCACATGACGCAAATGAATACGGAATGCCGGATGGCACACGTATCGACATAGCTCACTTGTCAATAATTACCAGTGGGATTGCCGGCGTTAAAGTCTGCGGCGGTTACACAAAGGTTGATTCAGACAGCACTGAAGGAAGGGTATAGTATGCGAATTTACCGGATCTCCACTACTTTTGGTCAGAGCACTATTTCAACGAAGTGAATCGGAAAAGTTAGAGAATGGCATTACATCATAGATGCAATCACAGAAATCGGCTATAGCAGGACCACCTCACATGGCAAAGAGGTATGCACCAGCACCTCAACTCAGTCAAAGAATTTTTTTTGTAGTACACTTTAGGACAAGCTCAAGAAAGCTTTCCATTATTTCACCCATCAGTGAACCGAAAGGTGATGTCTAGGTAACAAGGAGTCACATGTATCTAGCTGACTGTGGCATATTCATGCTTGAGAAACCACCTTAATTTCAAATGCTGCATTACTAGAAAGTGGTTAATGTAGCAAATGTTAGTAAGAGCTTTTAAATTTCAGATGTGACAATCATGGGTTCGTGCAAACAGGTTGGTAGTGTTTGAATAAGAGGCTAACCAGGACAACCGTCAGTGAATGCAATTGCTTACTTTGCAAGAGTGTTTAGTATGTATTTCATTGTACTGAGCCCCCTCCACAAAATGGTCTGTTGTATTATAATAATGAAGCACTCAGGAATATTAGATTTGTTCTCGTTAAATGTGCAAGGAATTTAAACTACAAATAAAAATTCTGGCAGATTGTAACATGATAGTTAATACCACCACAAGTCCACATGAGTATAGAAATGTTGTACAATGGTTCAATTACAAGAAAGATTCATGAATCCCTTACTTTTTTCTTAATTTGAATCCCTAGGAATGAACAGTCAGCACTGAAATTGAGAAGAAGATTCAGAAAGTGTTCACTTGGTTGAGATAGAATGCACAACAGATTATGATGACAATACTGTATCAATGAGCTGGAACACATTTGGTAACACCAAAACTTCTTTATTGACTAGGCAGCAATATAGGAAACAGTGTTACATTAGTAGCTAGTTTGCTCAACACACCTGCCATACAAAAGGACAGGAACAATCAAACAATGGGAACATTTTCAATCGTACATTGTGACAGAAATCGACCCTGGAATCTAGTAATACTTTGTTGACTGCGATGGTGACTATCGATGAACATAAGCACTCCTGATTCAAAAAGAACAATGTGCAGAGTATGCCTTTTGCAAGCTACATGTCAGAAAGGCGTGGTGCTAATTTTATCTCTGCATCATCAATTCATTTCATTTAAACTGACCTTTTAAATCATGAGCAAAATCAATGAAGGATCAAAGGTGATATTTGAGCCAACACTCTGTATCTGAAGTGCTTACAGTATCCCCGAAAAACACTGAAAAATCTGCAGACGAACAACTTATTGCAGCCGTGTATATATTAGCAACAGGTATAGGAACAAACATCACTTgcacagactttttttttcttcaggaacATCAGCTACTTCAACTTCTGCATTATATATATTTAATAAAGTTGCCATGTCAAAAAATATTGAAAATGAAGTAAAGTACAACCAAAAGGCTTAAGCTCACAATTGATTGTCGCCATATGAACGTGTTCATGTATAAGATTGTTTCTCAGTCGACACAGTTCGATAAAGCGAAAATAATTTCCGAAATATGTATGCTCTGGTTTTACAAGCCCGAAAAATACTTCCTTGCAGGGTTATGAAACAACCCAAAGAACCACTTCTTGGTTTAAACTGTCGATCACActaaaaaatacaagaaaaattaGCGGTTACATTGAGCAAGGAAAGGCTTTGGTCCTCTTACATAATTCGATGCCTCGTTGAGTACAAAAACATTCTCCTTCAATGATCATAAAATAGCTGCTGCACATGAGCATTTGCATAGACGTATAACTACACCGCAACTGCACGAGTGTAAAGCTTCAAGACAGCTGCAATTGAAATGGTAAATATATCTCTAAAAAGGTAGCTGCTATGTACAGTGCTCCAAGAAATATCAGAATCTATAAACTCGATAGCAAGTATACTTCAACAATGCATGCATGAGTAAGACTAGTACTTGTAAAATAAATGCTCTATAAACATCAACTACATATATTGGCACTTCAAACACACCTGTTTTTGTGAATGCCACAACACCAAAGCTTGCAAGCAGACTGACAGAACACATTCAACTTTGGAGTACAGGAATGCTCAgaagttataaaaaaaaaaaaatgcatcacaGCCAAGTTCGGCTTAGGAAAGAACCGTTAATGACTCAGCCCAGTTGGTCTGGTCAAGTGTTGAACACTTGAGACCATTGGCGACTTAATGAAGGAGGCTTAGGAAGTGACACTGGAGTGTAGAATTTATGAGAGGGCAGTAATTCAAGCTTGCAACACTCGTAATAATTTCTGGATGTGCAGCCATTCAAAGAGGCTACCACGTGGTTTGGCCCCTATCAATTCCAACAGGTGTATGAATATAAGGCATGATCTGCATAAAATATTGCACATAGTGAACTTTCAAAATTGTGGCCTCATTCAAGTTACAAAACTGCCAACAATTAGCGCATGAAAATGCAAGCGCATAAAAAACATCACAACCACTATTCACTAATAGGCATCAAAAACAAACTCTAGTGAAGTGGTTGTCTCTTTATACTTATTAATCTAAATTCTGTAAACAGACATTTATTTAGAGCCAAAGCTATTCATTTATAATTTGTAAGGATTTCAAACCTTGTAAATTGTTTAGTCAAAAAATTATTTTCGTAAAAGACTGTATATACATCGAAAAGTTTTTTCTCTGGAAACAGATTCGAAACTTACAAATGGCAAGTTAATTGTAGCTCACAGAAAGACTAGTCTGTAAAGGACAGTCTTTCTGGACATCTGTCACACAGGAAGCATGATCATAAATGAATGAGAGAGCAAGCAAATTCACTTCTAACTAGCACGATATTCAGTATATAAGCATAATCCCAACACAACTTGTCATATTGTGTGGGGCAGTGCATTTTAGAGTCATCAAGCAATACTCACACATTAAATATGTGAACTATTAGTTCATGAGACAGTAACCCATGAGTACCAAGCATCTGTTCACTTGGCGGTTTTACAGAAGCATAAGTGAACCAAAAAATCGGCTTAGTGCTATGCACAATGCCGAACAGTTTTTACAGATATAAACATGATGTGTAGCTCCAACAGCTGAACGGAGGAGACGAGCTTCGAATAATTATAACAGTGGCCATGTAAGCAGCAATGTTTTAGTTTTGGCTGCGACTTGCATAATGTGAGAACCCATCCCCAATGACGAAGCTCATGGGTTGAAACTCGAATCACTGGACGACCCTTTCTTCGGGTCGTGCTCAAATAAGCATCAGGAAAAGGGCCACAGGACGAACACTACGGCCATGGTGAGACCCAGCGCCCCGCCGACACCGACATCCCACCAGAAATGCATTCGCTCCACTATCCTCGACAGAGACACCGCCACAGCAGAAGCGATCAGCAACGCCACGAGAAGTACGCGGGCCGCTGCTGGCGCCACGGAGTCTCCCCTCCACACGAGATATCCAACGAGGAAGAACCCGACGAAACAACTGACACTGGAATGGCCCGATGGGAAAGAGTCAAAGGCACGTAACACGTCTCTCGGGGGGCCGCTGCAGACATAGTCAGTAATGAGCGGTGGAGCTGTTGTCACAGTTGGAAGAACGGCCCCCATAGAGGCTGCAGATCCACAAAAAGGGAATGGTGGTCCAGTTGGTGcattgagaaaaagaaaaaaaagagagaatgtaTTACAAGGACGGTTTACATTATTACTACCAGTTCAAAATTATTCTCTTGCTGCCAAATTAGGATGTGGTATTGAAGGCATGTTTTAGCAGTATAAAATAAGGTGAGCCCAATGAACTATATACTTACACTCACAAAACAACTTCCTAGCTGAAAGTTCTCAGGTTAGTGAAATTGTTTATCCTTTGTACTGAAATTTACCAAATTTCTATGTAACATGGCTCAGtacaacttgattgattgattgattggttggttgattgatttatggggtttaacgtcccaaaaccaccatatgggagatgtcgtagtggagggctgtcaaatctgagcacccaaacgtgcacccaaatctgagcacatgggcctacaacatttccacctccaccggaaatgcaaccgagtaccttagccactagaccaccgtggcgtggcTCAGTACAACTTGCTTGTAGgcatgtagtcaggctgatgatgatattaaCGAATGAGAAGTCTCCAAATCACTTAATGCCGCAGTCGGAGAACTCTTTCACACTCTACCACATACAAAGTTGCTCAGAGAACAAATTTTTCAGTACAACTCGCTCTTCAAAGTGGTTCTCTTACCAACTGTATATGTGGTAGAGTGTGAAAGAGTTCTCTGACTGCGGCATTAAGTGATTTGGAGCCTTCTTATTTGTTAatataccatcatcatcatcagcctgactacgttcctACAGCAGGGCAAAGGTTTCTCCACGTTTTGTCAATCTGGTCCTGCACTTGCTTTAACTATGTTTTATCCACCCCCCTCCCAAAATTTCTGCTTGCACCTCGTTAGTATCCTTTAAATATGACACCACCGCTGGCAACTCCaacctccacacacacacacgcacaccacacacacgcacacacacacaaacagacgcacaccacacacacacaccacacacacacagacgcacacacacacacacacagacgcacaccacacacagacgcacaccacacacacacacacacagacgcacacaccacacacacacacacacacagacgcacacacacagacgcacacacacacacagagacgcacacacacagacgcacacacacacacagacgcacacacacacacacagagacgcacacaccacacgcactcaccacacacacacacgcacacacacagacgcacgcacacacgcactcaccacacacacacacgcacacgcacagacgcacgcacacacacacaccgcacacaccacacacacagacgcacacacacgcacgcacacaccacacacagacgcacacacacgcacgcacacaccacacacacacagacgcacacacacgcacgcacacaccacacacacacacacacacgcacgcaccttGGCACAGGAGGGTGGTGTTGCGCTGGTTCCGGAAGACGGGCTTGCAGGCATCCAAGAAGTAGGGGCGCTTCTCGGCGACGGCGTCTTTGAGCAGCTGCGTCGCCGTGGTTACCAGGAGGAGCCCCACCAGGTAGCGACGCAGCATGCGGCCGCTCCAGAAGAAGCGGTCGCGCAGCGGGGCGCCGCTGCGGCGGAACTCCAACACGAGCAGCATGGCCGGCGGCAAGGTGGCCACGAAGATGGCCAGGTCGCGGGTGCGAACGCTCTCGGCCAGGAAAGGAGACTGCAGGTTCGGATCGTCGCAGCGGAAGGCGGGCCGCCACATACCGGGACTGGAGCCCACCtgcgtaaaaagccaaggaaatgAGGCcgttaacaacaacaacaacaacaacaattgcTCGGGCTTTACGTTCCACAACTGCGCACAATTACCAGAAGCAGTTATGTAATTTGATGgtttcatgttttatttttttttagttactTGTAACCACTCCTACAATGTCTCTAacatgagacagcagtatctgtaaataaataaataaacaaaataaatcaATCGATAAATAGCTACTACAGCGGAGGCCTCTGAAAATTTCAGCCACCTACGGTTCTTTAGATTTATATCCACGGGCCACCAGCCTTCTGCCACCATCGAAATtcggccaccacagccgggattcgatcccgctacttTCCCGTCAGCAATCGGGCATCCTAATTAGAACAACGTGACGGGTGTAGTCGTTAGTAAACGGGCTTCACGTTTCTACACCGAATGCACGCATGTCTGTGTGACGGACGTTGATGAGTACCACCCAAGAATACTGTAGCTTCCCTAAAAATTTTattaaagcactggaagttgtaatGGAGGCGTTATGCAgctctttagaaaaaaaatagcgACTCATCAATCAGTCCTTGCGATCTCTGTGTGTTCAACACTCATAGGCTGAGTAGGAAAAGAGGAAAGCGGCGATTTATTTTATTTCTCGCCTAAACCTCAAACCCGAATCCAACGATGACGTCACATATTTCAGCCTCTTATTTTGATTCAATGGGTCGATAAACTTGCCATATTGTAAGTTTATGACTAGTACCGAATAAAATGTAATTCATTTTCTCCCATAGACGACCGTAGCAGCCATCTCTCAAAATTATGACGTCGTGGCAGGTCAGTGAGAGAACTTCAGGGACGGCGACACCTCCTGATTTTTCTTTTCGGATATACAACGACTGGCAGCTGCTCGAGATAACCAAGTCATGTCACGACGAATCCGATCTCT encodes:
- the LOC119163495 gene encoding putative phosphatidate phosphatase isoform X2, with translation MELSSTTSNQTVVELEANKTDEALLRNGGAGESALSDGDVSSLPGSQGVAKKSRRSVASLLVVFLDALVPARTLVELATEVLLAALAAYVVLSISGAFQVGSSPGMWRPAFRCDDPNLQSPFLAESVRTRDLAIFVATLPPAMLLVLEFRRSGAPLRDRFFWSGRMLRRYLVGLLLVTTATQLLKDAVAEKRPYFLDACKPVFRNQRNTTLLCQASMGAVLPTVTTAPPLITDYVCSGPPRDVLRAFDSFPSGHSSVSCFVGFFLVGYLVWRGDSVAPAAARVLLVALLIASAVAVSLSRIVERMHFWWDVGVGGALGLTMAVVFVLWPFS